One region of Mobula birostris isolate sMobBir1 chromosome 24, sMobBir1.hap1, whole genome shotgun sequence genomic DNA includes:
- the btbd17b gene encoding BTB/POZ domain-containing protein 17 — protein sequence MRYVLGFGCIGNEYLIQENEELKDKSYREVVTPSLQETAQKIDLNNENAIATINHSSILIDHLHGLLHNSNSSDITLKVYTGNSDEVKVFRTHHLLLVLQSDVFEDLLLNRSVTTLILHETSECAVLFEKLLRYLYSGEITVLLNQVVPLHKLATKYHITALQHGILEYMSQHLASALPRGHVVSWYHYSLRIGNEGLQERCKRFLAWNMSSVIHSQEWQTMSDDLMVALLQRSDLVVESELEIYYGVEEWIKKNHPDISVTETVLKSIRYAMISPQHLFYIQKQSPIMNEFYSLVHNLLFLTFQFHSTTPLVFAKYFDVNCSLFIPRNYLSSSWGSQWVINNPARDDRSTSFQTQLTPSNSDSGRKVTWNALFSPRWLPISFRPSYSSPANGAVQAYSPEDRRPRIIINPATNSVNFAGVSFQKTILVRVKQEGRSYVKHVYNFHQSTDETGDFLIRADLQKRSSEYLIDNSLHLHIIIKPIYQPLIKAIK from the exons CCCAGAAAATAGATCTAAACAATGAAAATGCCATTGCAACAATCAACCATTCTTCAATTCTTATTGATCACCTTCATGGTCTCCTGCACAATTCCAACTCGAGTGATATCACGCTGAAGGTCTACACAGGGAATTCGGATGAAGTCAAAGTGTTTCGCACTCACCACCTTCTCCTTGTCCTTCAGAGTGATGTCTTTGAGGACCTCTTGCTGAATCGAAGTGTTACCACACTCATTCTACATGAAACATCTGAATGTGCTGTCCTTTTTGAGAAATTACTCAG GTACTTGTACAGCGGTGAAATCACAGTCCTTTTGAATCAAGTTGTCCCACTGCATAAACTAGCCACCAAGTACCACATTACAGCCTTGCAGCATGGTATCCTTGAATACATGAGCCAACACCTTGCCAGTGCCTTGCCCCGAGGCCATGTGGTCAGTTGGTATCACTACTCACTCAGAATAGGTAACGAAGGCCTACAGGAGAGATGCAAGCGGTTTCTGGCTTGGAACATGTCCAGCGTCATTCACAGCCAGGAGTGGCAAACCATGAGTGACGACCTGATGGTCGCCCTGCTTCAACGCTCCGACCTGGTTGTGGAAAGTGAACTGGAGATTTATTATGGAGTTGAGGAGTGGATAAAGAAGAACCACCCCGACATCTCGGTAACAGAGACCGTCCTCAAGTCAATTCGTTATGCCATGATCAGCCCCCAGCACTTGTTCTACATTCAGAAGCAATCACCCATCATGAATGAGTTTTACAGTTTAGTCCACAACTTACTTTTTCTCACTTTCCAGTTTCATTCCACCACACCTCTTGTGTTTGCCAAATATTTTGATGTCAACTGTAGCCTCTTTATACCAAGGAATTATCTGTCTAGTTCCTGGGGTTCCCAGTGGGTGATCAATAACCCTGCCCGAGATGATCGTAGCACCAGCTTCCAAACCCAGCTGACACCCAGTAACTCTGACAGTGGCAGGAAAGTGACCtggaatgccctcttctcaccgaGGTGGCTGCCCATCAGCTTCAGGCCCTCATACTCGTCGCCGGCGAATGGAGCAGTACAGGCTTACAGCCCCGAAGACAGGCGGCCGCGGATCATAATCAACCCAGCTACTAACAGCGTCAACTTCGCAGGAGTCAGCTTCCAGAAGACTATCTTGGTGAGGGTGAAGCAAGAAGGGAGGTCCTATGTGAAGCATGTGTATAACTTCCACCAAAGCACTGACGAAACCGGTGACTTCCTCATCCGGGCCGATCTCCAAAAGCGTTCCTCAGAATACTTGATTGACAATTCCCTTCACCTCCACATCATCATTAAACCCATTTACCAGCCACTGATTAAAGCAATAAAGTGA